Proteins encoded in a region of the Euleptes europaea isolate rEulEur1 chromosome 3, rEulEur1.hap1, whole genome shotgun sequence genome:
- the ASB15 gene encoding ankyrin repeat and SOCS box protein 15 isoform X2: MEENEAPDEDHLTSYAVQFSIQESLESERSQPSSSPSHEPSGFVKVSEQNRQLVTAIREGQVFDLQNFVKCKYAFDEADERGWFPLHEAAAQPIQQILEVILDASYKTMWEYKTCDGETPLTLAAKSGLVENVRTLLEKGVWPNTTNWKGETPLLIAIRQGSYKMASTLIEYNCTINQPCAKRWSAMHEAAKQGRNDIIALLLKNGGNVHLRDGYGVTPLGVAAEYGHCEVLEHLIHKGGDVYAMADDGSSVLFEAAGGGNPDCIALLLEYGGSGNVPSKAGHLPIHRAAYEGHYLALKYLIPVTSTTAIQKSGLSPIHSAADGQNPQCLELLIENDFDVNALLAKHISESYDDERKTALYFAVSNNDILSTEILLQAGADPNKDPLNCLLVAVRAGNHEIFCDFMTVSWMKHLVGSIVRILIDYMDYVPLCTKLKFVLETQTEWREIQQILENPRPLKHLCRLKIRKCVGLERLQKPLSMKKLPLPPVLKGYILYKEYDLYGRGLHDLS, from the exons atggaagaaaatgagGCGCCTGATGAAGACCACCTTACCAGTTATGCAGTTCAGTTTAGCATTCAAGAATCCCTGGAAAGTGAAAGGAGTCAGCCATCTTCTTCCCCCAGTCATGAACCAAG TGGGTTTGTGAAAGTCAGCGAGCAGAACAGGCAACTTGTAACTGCCATAAGAGAAG GTCAAGTATTTGACCTTCAAAACTTTGTGAAATGCAAATATGCCTTCGATGAGGCTGATGAAAGAGGGTGGTTTCCTTTACATGAAGCTGCTGCTCAGCCAATCCAGCAAATACTTGAAGTCATATTGGATG cttCTTACAAAACGATGTGGGAATATAAAACATGTGATGGAGAAACCCCGTTAACTTTGGCAGCCAAATCTGGCCTTGTTGAAAATGTCAGAACGCTACTGGAAAAGGGTGTCTGGCCCAACACCACTAACTGGAAAGGAGAAACTCCTCTTCTCATCG CAATAAGACAGGGTTCCTACAAAATGGCCTCCACTCTGATTGAATACAACTGCACTATCAATCAGCCATGTGCAAAACGCTGGTCTGCAATGCATGAAGCTGCAAAACAGGGTCGAAATGATATTATTGCTCTTCTTTTGAAgaatgggggaaacgtgcacctGAGAGATGGCTATGGGGTAACCCCATTAGGTGTGGCTGCTGAGTATGGACACTGTGAGGTGCTGGAACATCTGATTCATAAAG GTGGTGATGTTTATGCTATGGCTGATGACGGCTCCTCAGTACTCTTTGAAGCAGCAGGTGGTGGGAATCCAGACTGTATAGCTTTGTTGTTGGAGTACGGAGGAAGTGGGAATGTGCCCAGTAAGGCGGGGCACCTCCCTATTCACAGAGCCGCCTATGAAGGGCATTATCT GGCCTTGAAATACCTAATTCCAGTTACATCTACAACTGCAATCCAGAAAAGTGGGCTAAGTCCCATTCATTCAGCAGCAGACGGCCAAAACCCACAATGCCTTGAACTCCTAATTGAAAATGATTTTGATGTCAATGCTCTCCTGGCTAAACACATTTCGGAAAGTTATGATGATGAAAGGAAAACGGCTCTTTATTTTGCAGTTTCCAACAATGACATTCTGTCAACTGAAATATTACTCCAAGCCGGAGCAGACCCAAACAAAGACCCCCTGAACTGCCTTCTCGTGGCAGTGAGAGCTGGCAACCATGAAATC TTCTGTGACTTTATGACCGTTTCTTGGATGAAACATTTAGTAGGATCGATTGTTCGCATTTTGATAGATTACATGGATTACGTTCCTTTGTGCACAAAACTTAAGTTTGTCCTGGAGACACAAACAGAATGGAGAGAGATCCAGCAAATACTAG AGAACCCCCGTCCACTAAAGCATCTGTGCCGCCTGAAAATACGTAAATGTGTAGGATTAGAGAGGCTACAGAAGCCATTATCAATGAAGAagcttcctcttccaccagtccTTAAAGGGTATATCCTATACAAAGAGTATGACCTTTATGGAAGGGGGCTCCATGATTTGTCATGA
- the ASB15 gene encoding ankyrin repeat and SOCS box protein 15 isoform X3 — MRRLMKTTLPVMQFSLAFKNPWKVKGVSHLLPPVMNQGQVFDLQNFVKCKYAFDEADERGWFPLHEAAAQPIQQILEVILDASYKTMWEYKTCDGETPLTLAAKSGLVENVRTLLEKGVWPNTTNWKGETPLLIAIRQGSYKMASTLIEYNCTINQPCAKRWSAMHEAAKQGRNDIIALLLKNGGNVHLRDGYGVTPLGVAAEYGHCEVLEHLIHKGGDVYAMADDGSSVLFEAAGGGNPDCIALLLEYGGSGNVPSKAGHLPIHRAAYEGHYLALKYLIPVTSTTAIQKSGLSPIHSAADGQNPQCLELLIENDFDVNALLAKHISESYDDERKTALYFAVSNNDILSTEILLQAGADPNKDPLNCLLVAVRAGNHEIVRLLLSYKANVNCYFNLVNDTHFPSAIQYALNDEVMLRLLLNHGYDVDMCFDCMHGDIFGNSFVWSASEEEILPGWTSCIIKDNPFCDFMTVSWMKHLVGSIVRILIDYMDYVPLCTKLKFVLETQTEWREIQQILENPRPLKHLCRLKIRKCVGLERLQKPLSMKKLPLPPVLKGYILYKEYDLYGRGLHDLS; from the exons atgagGCGCCTGATGAAGACCACCTTACCAGTTATGCAGTTCAGTTTAGCATTCAAGAATCCCTGGAAAGTGAAAGGAGTCAGCCATCTTCTTCCCCCAGTCATGAACCAAG GTCAAGTATTTGACCTTCAAAACTTTGTGAAATGCAAATATGCCTTCGATGAGGCTGATGAAAGAGGGTGGTTTCCTTTACATGAAGCTGCTGCTCAGCCAATCCAGCAAATACTTGAAGTCATATTGGATG cttCTTACAAAACGATGTGGGAATATAAAACATGTGATGGAGAAACCCCGTTAACTTTGGCAGCCAAATCTGGCCTTGTTGAAAATGTCAGAACGCTACTGGAAAAGGGTGTCTGGCCCAACACCACTAACTGGAAAGGAGAAACTCCTCTTCTCATCG CAATAAGACAGGGTTCCTACAAAATGGCCTCCACTCTGATTGAATACAACTGCACTATCAATCAGCCATGTGCAAAACGCTGGTCTGCAATGCATGAAGCTGCAAAACAGGGTCGAAATGATATTATTGCTCTTCTTTTGAAgaatgggggaaacgtgcacctGAGAGATGGCTATGGGGTAACCCCATTAGGTGTGGCTGCTGAGTATGGACACTGTGAGGTGCTGGAACATCTGATTCATAAAG GTGGTGATGTTTATGCTATGGCTGATGACGGCTCCTCAGTACTCTTTGAAGCAGCAGGTGGTGGGAATCCAGACTGTATAGCTTTGTTGTTGGAGTACGGAGGAAGTGGGAATGTGCCCAGTAAGGCGGGGCACCTCCCTATTCACAGAGCCGCCTATGAAGGGCATTATCT GGCCTTGAAATACCTAATTCCAGTTACATCTACAACTGCAATCCAGAAAAGTGGGCTAAGTCCCATTCATTCAGCAGCAGACGGCCAAAACCCACAATGCCTTGAACTCCTAATTGAAAATGATTTTGATGTCAATGCTCTCCTGGCTAAACACATTTCGGAAAGTTATGATGATGAAAGGAAAACGGCTCTTTATTTTGCAGTTTCCAACAATGACATTCTGTCAACTGAAATATTACTCCAAGCCGGAGCAGACCCAAACAAAGACCCCCTGAACTGCCTTCTCGTGGCAGTGAGAGCTGGCAACCATGAAATCGTAAGGTTACTGCTTTCTTATAAAGCCAATGTCAACTGCTATTTTAACCTTGTAAATGACACCCACTTCCCCAGTGCCATACAGTATGCCTTGAACGATGAGGTCATGTTAAGGCTACTGCTGAATCATGGATACGATGTGGATATGTGTTTTGACTGCATGCATGGGGACATCTTTGGAAATTCTTTTGTGTGGTCAGCTTCAGAGGAAGAAATATTACCAGGATGGACGTCTTGCATAATTAAAGATAATCCA TTCTGTGACTTTATGACCGTTTCTTGGATGAAACATTTAGTAGGATCGATTGTTCGCATTTTGATAGATTACATGGATTACGTTCCTTTGTGCACAAAACTTAAGTTTGTCCTGGAGACACAAACAGAATGGAGAGAGATCCAGCAAATACTAG AGAACCCCCGTCCACTAAAGCATCTGTGCCGCCTGAAAATACGTAAATGTGTAGGATTAGAGAGGCTACAGAAGCCATTATCAATGAAGAagcttcctcttccaccagtccTTAAAGGGTATATCCTATACAAAGAGTATGACCTTTATGGAAGGGGGCTCCATGATTTGTCATGA
- the ASB15 gene encoding ankyrin repeat and SOCS box protein 15 isoform X1 encodes MEENEAPDEDHLTSYAVQFSIQESLESERSQPSSSPSHEPSGFVKVSEQNRQLVTAIREGQVFDLQNFVKCKYAFDEADERGWFPLHEAAAQPIQQILEVILDASYKTMWEYKTCDGETPLTLAAKSGLVENVRTLLEKGVWPNTTNWKGETPLLIAIRQGSYKMASTLIEYNCTINQPCAKRWSAMHEAAKQGRNDIIALLLKNGGNVHLRDGYGVTPLGVAAEYGHCEVLEHLIHKGGDVYAMADDGSSVLFEAAGGGNPDCIALLLEYGGSGNVPSKAGHLPIHRAAYEGHYLALKYLIPVTSTTAIQKSGLSPIHSAADGQNPQCLELLIENDFDVNALLAKHISESYDDERKTALYFAVSNNDILSTEILLQAGADPNKDPLNCLLVAVRAGNHEIVRLLLSYKANVNCYFNLVNDTHFPSAIQYALNDEVMLRLLLNHGYDVDMCFDCMHGDIFGNSFVWSASEEEILPGWTSCIIKDNPFCDFMTVSWMKHLVGSIVRILIDYMDYVPLCTKLKFVLETQTEWREIQQILENPRPLKHLCRLKIRKCVGLERLQKPLSMKKLPLPPVLKGYILYKEYDLYGRGLHDLS; translated from the exons atggaagaaaatgagGCGCCTGATGAAGACCACCTTACCAGTTATGCAGTTCAGTTTAGCATTCAAGAATCCCTGGAAAGTGAAAGGAGTCAGCCATCTTCTTCCCCCAGTCATGAACCAAG TGGGTTTGTGAAAGTCAGCGAGCAGAACAGGCAACTTGTAACTGCCATAAGAGAAG GTCAAGTATTTGACCTTCAAAACTTTGTGAAATGCAAATATGCCTTCGATGAGGCTGATGAAAGAGGGTGGTTTCCTTTACATGAAGCTGCTGCTCAGCCAATCCAGCAAATACTTGAAGTCATATTGGATG cttCTTACAAAACGATGTGGGAATATAAAACATGTGATGGAGAAACCCCGTTAACTTTGGCAGCCAAATCTGGCCTTGTTGAAAATGTCAGAACGCTACTGGAAAAGGGTGTCTGGCCCAACACCACTAACTGGAAAGGAGAAACTCCTCTTCTCATCG CAATAAGACAGGGTTCCTACAAAATGGCCTCCACTCTGATTGAATACAACTGCACTATCAATCAGCCATGTGCAAAACGCTGGTCTGCAATGCATGAAGCTGCAAAACAGGGTCGAAATGATATTATTGCTCTTCTTTTGAAgaatgggggaaacgtgcacctGAGAGATGGCTATGGGGTAACCCCATTAGGTGTGGCTGCTGAGTATGGACACTGTGAGGTGCTGGAACATCTGATTCATAAAG GTGGTGATGTTTATGCTATGGCTGATGACGGCTCCTCAGTACTCTTTGAAGCAGCAGGTGGTGGGAATCCAGACTGTATAGCTTTGTTGTTGGAGTACGGAGGAAGTGGGAATGTGCCCAGTAAGGCGGGGCACCTCCCTATTCACAGAGCCGCCTATGAAGGGCATTATCT GGCCTTGAAATACCTAATTCCAGTTACATCTACAACTGCAATCCAGAAAAGTGGGCTAAGTCCCATTCATTCAGCAGCAGACGGCCAAAACCCACAATGCCTTGAACTCCTAATTGAAAATGATTTTGATGTCAATGCTCTCCTGGCTAAACACATTTCGGAAAGTTATGATGATGAAAGGAAAACGGCTCTTTATTTTGCAGTTTCCAACAATGACATTCTGTCAACTGAAATATTACTCCAAGCCGGAGCAGACCCAAACAAAGACCCCCTGAACTGCCTTCTCGTGGCAGTGAGAGCTGGCAACCATGAAATCGTAAGGTTACTGCTTTCTTATAAAGCCAATGTCAACTGCTATTTTAACCTTGTAAATGACACCCACTTCCCCAGTGCCATACAGTATGCCTTGAACGATGAGGTCATGTTAAGGCTACTGCTGAATCATGGATACGATGTGGATATGTGTTTTGACTGCATGCATGGGGACATCTTTGGAAATTCTTTTGTGTGGTCAGCTTCAGAGGAAGAAATATTACCAGGATGGACGTCTTGCATAATTAAAGATAATCCA TTCTGTGACTTTATGACCGTTTCTTGGATGAAACATTTAGTAGGATCGATTGTTCGCATTTTGATAGATTACATGGATTACGTTCCTTTGTGCACAAAACTTAAGTTTGTCCTGGAGACACAAACAGAATGGAGAGAGATCCAGCAAATACTAG AGAACCCCCGTCCACTAAAGCATCTGTGCCGCCTGAAAATACGTAAATGTGTAGGATTAGAGAGGCTACAGAAGCCATTATCAATGAAGAagcttcctcttccaccagtccTTAAAGGGTATATCCTATACAAAGAGTATGACCTTTATGGAAGGGGGCTCCATGATTTGTCATGA
- the NDUFA5 gene encoding NADH dehydrogenase [ubiquinone] 1 alpha subcomplex subunit 5, which produces MAGVLKKTTGLVGLAVSEAPHDRLRILYTKILAALQNIPRDAAYRTYTEKIVNERFNMVKTEPDVGKLENKLNSGQLEEVILQAESELSLARKMVQWRPWEPLVEEPPADQWKWPI; this is translated from the exons ATGGCTGGCGTGCTGAAAAAG ACTACTGGGCTTGTGGGGCTCGCTGTCTCCGAAGCTCCACATGAT CGCTTGAGGATACTGTATACAAAAATTCTTGCCGCTCTGCAAAACATTCCCAGAGATGCTGCCTACAGGACCTATACAGAGAAAATTGTAAATGAGAGATTTAATATGGTAAAAACA GAGCCTGATGTGGGAAAActagaaaataaattaaattctGGACAGTTAGAAGAAGTGATTTTGCAG GCTGAAAGTGAGCTCTCTCTAGCCCGGAAAATGGTGCAGTGGCGACCATGGGAGCCTTTAGTTGAAGAACCTCCTGCTGATCAGTGGAAGTGGCCAATCTAG